One Microcaecilia unicolor chromosome 8, aMicUni1.1, whole genome shotgun sequence DNA window includes the following coding sequences:
- the LOC115476965 gene encoding fish-egg lectin-like: protein MAMRRLASLQVPFLLLLLQLHLTRLSSAMLCVEIPGNLKQIDVSNGQVFGVNDVDQIFTWYENSWIQINGALKHVTVGPAGVWGVNKDNNIYRMVGGKWAQVIGNLKQIDAGGDQFVSGIYANDDIYCMSKSGTISVKFQSSSVPWLQIEGKLKYISCGSLGCWGVNSADDIFYRWSTSPDSCQGSHWQQIEGKLSMIEAGTEGTVYGVNAQGMVFRRDGITASNPIGTTWSLVDSCGNQYKHISYDLGFLWMLTTDGRILKCSACSE, encoded by the exons CGATGCTCTGTGTTGAGATCCCGGGCAATCTGAAGCAGATTGACGTAAGCAATGGGCAGGTCTTTGGCGTGAATGATGTGGACCAAATCTTCACTTGGTACGAAAATAGCTGGATACAGATTAATGGTGCTCTGAAACATGTCACTGTGGGTCCTGCGGGCGTCTGGGGTGTCAATAAGGATAACAACATCTACCGAATGGTAGGCGGCAAATGGGCCCAGGTTATAG GAAATCTGAAGCAGATAGATGCAGGTGGGGATCAGTTCGTGTCtggtatatatgcaaatgatgatATTTACTGCATGTCCAAGTCCGGGACCATCTCTGTGAAGTTCCAGAGCTCGTCGGTGCCCTGGTTGCAAATCGAAGGGAAACTGAAATACATCAGCTGTGGCTCACTAGGCTGCTGGGGTGTTAATTCCGCTGATGACATCTTCTATCGCTGGAGCACCTCACCAGATTCGTGCCAGGGCTCCCACTGGCAGCAGATAGAAGGGAAGCTGTCAATGATAGAGGCTGGGACAGAAGGCACCGTGTATGGGGTGAATGCCCAAGGCATGGTCTTCCGCAG GGATGGAATCACTGCAAGCAACCCCATTGGGACCACCTGGAGCCTGGTAGATTCATGTGGTAACCAGTACAAGCATATATCTTATGACCTGGGATTCCTGTGGATGCTGACCACAGATGGCAGAATTCTGAAGTGCAGTGCCTGCTCAGAATGA